The Tripterygium wilfordii isolate XIE 37 chromosome 18, ASM1340144v1, whole genome shotgun sequence nucleotide sequence CTCAATATCAGTGGCTAACTAAGCTGTATGATTGATGTACAATGACGTACAAATACATATTAGCTAAATGTGATGGATACTTTGGTACATGTTTTAAAAAGATTGGGATATGTTTGATGGATTATCTAATGAACATAGACTTAATATACAGACGAACATgcggcccagtggtagagttacaggggtgcaacctagaggttataggttcaatttctgaaaacagtctctccacatattatgtcgGGTAAATTCTACGTACATTTTGTCTGTCCCCGACCCGCCCACTACGGGAGCATTGTCTTCGGGAGTTGACTTAATATACTCATATCTTTAATGTACTACCTACGTGCATGCACACACACATTTCTAGATCGCACAAGTACAATGTCCAGGACATGAGTAAGATTCAACTCATTTTCTCGCTTTCTCATGTTTGCAATATCGATCTCCATCATATGTATTTCcagttttttttcctcataacTTCATGTATTCTCAAGGATCGATTGGTATAAAAATTAGGATTATTACATCcctaattatatataaaagcaCATGATGCACTTAGTATCCATGATAATGATGCAAGATAGCAAGGATCTTTGAAGTATCAGTAACTAATGTTGATATATAAAAACGAGGGCAGATAATAATTGGCAGCTGAAAAAGTTGGACATGCACAAAGTAAACTAACCCAACAATGTTATTGATTGCAAAGTCCTTTGGAAGAGAGAGATCTGGCCTTCCAATATCTTTTCGtgttatttgattttcaatatCTTAATGCTTTCAAGCTCCTGCTATTCTCTTATATTTGGTCAAATATTTTGAAATGACTTGATGTGTTACATTATTGTGTGTACAGTTTTCTACTATCTAAGCATCACTTCtgatttttatgttctttttctTAGTGGGATCATCAATTTTTGAAATCTAATGTTGTTCTTTATAGGGAGTTGCAATGCCTGCCATGAATAACATACTTTCCAGGTGGGTTCCGGTATCGGAGAGAAGCAGATCACTTGCACTAGTTTACAGTGGCATGTATCTTGGTTCTGTCACAGGATTGGCTTTCTCTCCAATTCTAATCCATCAATTTGGTTGGCCATCTGTCTTCTACTCCTTTGGATCATTGGGAAGCATCTGGCTTGCTTTATGGTTAAAAAAAGTAAGACACTGGTCCTTTCAGTTTCTTTGTCGCCAAAAAAGTCTGTTTTGTGTGTACTATTCTTGGCTACGAAAATAGATATTGAGATAATCCTTATTATGATTGCTCTTTTCTTTTGCTGTCTGCGATACCCAGTGCATTGGTTTTGCAAATTCCCTGAATTATCCTGTGTAGGTACTAGGCACAAAATATGCTCTTAGGGATGGTATTGACTCTATGGAAAGACACTTAATTTACCGAAGTTCTTGCTTGCCTCACATAGAACTAGTAACTACACAAGATTAAGACATCAACTTGTTTAAGTTGCATAGATGGATACATGGAGGGAACTTCAATAATGCTATTCCATTGAAATTGACTCTGAAAAATTCTTCTATGTGTCTTCTCAGGCATATAGCTCACCAAAGGAAGATCCAGAGCTTAGTACAGAGGAGAGAAGGCTTATTTTTGGTGGAAGCGTGTCAAAAGAGCCTGTTTCGGTCATTCCTTGGAAGTTGATATTATCAAAAGCACCTGTTTGGGCTCTCATTATTTCTCATTTCTGCCATAACTGGGGGACTTTTATTCTCCTAACGTGGATGCCAACATACTACAATCAGGTGATTAGGCCATTGTGAGATGTTGATTTTTGTTAACCTGTGTTATTTCAGTTATCTATTACCTTGATCTTTCCAGTAGGCATCAGTAAATCATTTACATATACTTTAAAGGTCCTAAAAGTGGAGACAGATCAAGGAAATTTCACCTGAATTAGAGTTTTATCAGCATCTTCTGTTAATTTGTTTCATGAACCTATCAAACaaatgtgagaaacttttgCTATTTGTTTAATGGTTATTTTGTCGTTTGAGTACCTTGGTTACTCAAAATTTCATCTCTTTATCATACTTATGTAGACGTGATGAGTTCAACGTCACTGAATCCTGGACCTTTATCCTCTCCCTCTGCATGTGCACAAATCAGATCATGTTTCTACACcttagtgcaatttgaagagTTCATTGTTATTTTGCTCACATATATACAGCATGGTGCTATGTGATTTGTCAAGAGGCTCTAGTGACAGCGGCAATAATTTTTCTCGTCATGTTTTTCTTAAAGATGTAATTCAAATTATACATCCTTTGAGACACTAAAATATATTACTCCAATGAGACaatcttttgttttcttcgtCACATCCTAATTGTATTTGTTTAGTAAATTCTGTCaacaattaaaaaagaaaaggatgatTAAGATTACAATACCAATTACCAAATCCATTATGATTAATTTTAGTGTTTGCGAAAGAGGTATGATTACTATCAGATGATGCATCACTTTATATCCCTTACACATTCTTGGTCATTTTCTTAGGTATTGAAGTTCAACCTCACTGAATCTGGACTGCTCTGTGTGTTGCCATGGTTGACCATGGCTGTTTGTGCAAATATTGGAGGATGGATTGCGGACACACTTGTGACCAAAGGTCTCTCTATAACAACAGTTCGTAAGGCAAGGATGAATACCACTCTTACTCCTTATTGCTTGGATTTAACCATGAGCAGCACACGTTCTACTTATTTATATCATCCAGTGTGTTGTATTTTGACTGATTCTGCAATTCCTAGTGTAATTTTGTGTCATTTGTGGCCTTTTTATTGCCACACCATCTACTAGCAATTGTGCTTTCAAGATTTGTGTTTCAAATGGGTGTGCAAAGGCGACAAGTGAAAGCTTTAGGATCTAACCAAGAtgaattatattatttattttcttaactAGCACAACCAAGAATTGAATAAGGCTAATTTTGCATGGAAGTTGAAATAGTTTGAGACAAAAGGAAAACTATTTTAAGGGGTAAACAACCTGAATGAACCAGGAAATTaaatctttgtttttgttttagcaTCGATGATTTTAATCTATGTGAATGATGTTAATCAATGTTTTTAAGCTCTTATATTGCTACTGAGTCGTTGCATTGTGATCTGCAGTTATATTTTTCTGAAAATCTTAATGTATGCAGATCATGCAATCGATTGGGTTTCTAGGCCCTGCTTTTTTCCTAACACAGCTGAGAAATGTCAGGACTCCTGCCCTAGCAGTGCTATGCATGGCATGCAGCCAGGTATTTTCTAATTTTAATGGAGTTTCTCCTAAATTGGGATCTTacttttttaatctttatatGTTGTTTGCCAATTCTCTTTACATTTACCATGAATACACAACCCATTCATTTTAATTGATCACCTTGGAGAGGAGATATAGACTGGCTAGTCATTACAAGAAAGAGTTACTTCGATGCAATTCTGCTCTTCAAAACTAACTTGACCTGTGGAAATTTACATAAGAAAAGGCAGAAACAGAGAAGAAACAACtgtagtattttatttttttttgcttagttGGAATGCTTATTCCAAGCATTCCAAGGGCTAATTGAAGACAAAATGCATAAAATCTATGAAGGCAGAAAGTTTATTCAATTTCTGTGGACAAAAGTGTCCCATCACTGCTTTCTCTTTTGTTGTGCAATTTTTCTCTTAGAAAGGGTGTGTCCGTAGAATCTTGTCACTTTTGTCACCTTGGAGGATATAATTACAGCAACTATGCTCTGAATGAGATGCTAGGACATACACTTGTAAGCAACGATCTAAATTATCTAATCTAGGCTTTCCAAGATTCACAATTTATTGCGTTTGAAAGTCTTCAAATACCTCTTTGTAGAAACAGGTCAAGCAGGCATTTGAGCAGGGTTCAAATGGAAGAATGACAAATATTATCAAAATTTTAGGAAGAGAAAGTGTGTTAGAACCTATAATCAATCCAAGCCACAGTAACCTAATGGTAAAGTAGACGGGGGCCAACTGTAAAGTCAGTGGTCTTGAGTTCAAATCCCCTAGTGAAGCTTGGATTTTCTCTGATTGTTTTGTATATGTAACATCCAATAAGTGCATGGGACtatatttaagacttctaatggaATAACTACAGTATACTTAATACTATCAGCCAAAATAGACCTGCTAATCAACAATTAAGATCGTACTAAATGctgctttattttcttgaacttcAGCTAATGACATTAGCTGTACTATGTTCATGACAGGGATGTGATGCATTCTCGCAATCGGGCCTCTATTCCAATCACCAAGACATTGGCCCACGTTACGCTGTAAGTTAATGCAATCATAACTAAATCACTCGCTATTGTAGTTATCAAATTGAATTTGCTATTGTTCTCTCTCGTTGACCATATTTGCCTGTATAGTTACAATAGAGGAAGAATACTTGGTCATTAGTGAAACCATTTTGATAGTTAGCTTGAATTTCCTCATCAAGTTAGATAATGAAGAGACAATTTGGACTATTCTTCAATGCTTACTTCCTTGGCCGAAAAATTCTTTTGCCTTTTGGTTATTTCCTTTGTAGTTTTTTCTCCTTAATCACTTCAACTAATTACCAATGCTTGAGATAGAATTGTTTTTAATAAGCAGTTAATCTGCCTTGATAAGATCCTCAGAGTAATTTAGCAAGCTCTGTTGCAGGGAGTTCTGCTAGGACTATCAAACACGGCGGGAGTACTTGCTGGAGTCTTTGGTACGGCTGCAACGGGATACATACTCCAAAGAGGTAAACCAGGCCTCCTAGACTTCTTTATATTGAAGCATTGGGTTTTCTTTGCAGCACATTTGTTTCAAGTCAATTATTCACAGCTCAAATTCCATATACCAGGTTCTTGGGATGACGTGTTTAAGGTGGCGGTGGCACTTTACATCTTTGGAACTTTAGTATGGAACTTGTTTTCAACTGGGGAGAAAGTTCTTGActgaaaaaaaatgtttaggtGGTAGGACCAAGATGGAGCATGAGCTGgtggaggaaaaagaaagaaagaaaaataaaatagatgtATGAGCTGCACATGCAAGAGTAAAGACCTTGCTAAATAACTAGAGGGTAAAGATTGCCCCACCAAAGTTTTCTTACAACCTTTTGAAGCCCCTACTTTGTAATTTGCAGCTGACCAGCGTtaataacttttttcttttacttcaCTCATCCAAACTTTTGGGAGAAAAAAGGGAGCTACAGCTACTATTTTCCTGTTGTTTCTTTTGAGTTCCTATTTCTGTTAGTTATCCAAAATAGCATCCATGAGAGTAACCAAAGTGCATTTCATTCACCACTGAGTGCAGACTTTGAATCTAAACAGATGATATATCTACATACTACATTTGGTCCTACTGGCCttcaattacattttttttttgtttccttttagaCATGCATTTATGATGATGCTGGATTTAATGGAAGGCTCCACTGGTTATTGTTCTTTCTAGCTTCAATGAGGATGTGCTCCACCCTGGTTGTATCTTGTAGATTTGATAGAACtttaatgatgtgaaatgcATGTTTATTGCTATCTAGTTGAAAATCGAAACTGAAAATAAGGACTACCCCTTGGGTGTGTCTGGACGGCAAGAATTTCGATGTCCAGTTATGATACCGATTCAACGGctggtatctcagttatccaaGATGTTGAGTT carries:
- the LOC119983329 gene encoding ascorbate transporter, chloroplastic-like — protein: MSIGGLISNRNFGSFVGSGKLCQKEQAFSCQREGRSGVIVAQYTQGSVFLQRLTNRMASGFLPAHSYGRLVCATHSNEKSSELKVASNHRRDSSFSMSLHFRQKEQSMHPWLRSLGRCKCCLPSDPSAGLLGTRSMRWRQAEHVKVIKNRCYYKSEDYDITEANMEPLKPTEGSSEAVLIDGNMQGKLPWWERFPKRWVIVLLCFMSFLLCNMDRVNMSIAILPMSQEFNWNSATVGLIQSSFFWGYLLTQILGGIWADKYGGKVVLGFGVVWWSLATILTPIAARTGLPFLLTMRAFMGIGEGVAMPAMNNILSRWVPVSERSRSLALVYSGMYLGSVTGLAFSPILIHQFGWPSVFYSFGSLGSIWLALWLKKAYSSPKEDPELSTEERRLIFGGSVSKEPVSVIPWKLILSKAPVWALIISHFCHNWGTFILLTWMPTYYNQVLKFNLTESGLLCVLPWLTMAVCANIGGWIADTLVTKGLSITTVRKIMQSIGFLGPAFFLTQLRNVRTPALAVLCMACSQGCDAFSQSGLYSNHQDIGPRYAGVLLGLSNTAGVLAGVFGTAATGYILQRGSWDDVFKVAVALYIFGTLVWNLFSTGEKVLD